Proteins from one Niallia circulans genomic window:
- a CDS encoding M20 family metallopeptidase, with protein MTATTNSIQAVIDAVKDEVITYRRYLHQHPELSFEEEKTSQYIYDQLQAFGNIELTRPTKTSVVGRIIGAAPGKVVAIRADMDALPIQEENDVDYASTNPGVMHACGHDGHTAMLLGAAKVLSSIKDQLHGEIRLLFQHAEELFPGGAEEMVEAGVMDGVDTVIGAHLWSPLEIGKIGIVYGPMMASPDTFYLTVNGKGGHAALPHQTVDSIAVASQVVTNLQHIVSRNTDPLDNLVLSVTKFVGGTTHNVIPGSVEICGTVRSFDPDLRKEVPKLMERVIKGITDAHGATYEFNYEFGYRPVINDARVTEVLEATVAEVYGVEAIDKMKPNMGGEDFSAFQQVTEGSFFYIGAGNPEKNADFPHHHARFEIDEESLEKGVNLFVYSAMKLLKA; from the coding sequence ATGACAGCAACAACAAACTCGATACAAGCAGTAATCGATGCCGTAAAAGACGAGGTAATTACATATAGACGCTATCTTCATCAACATCCGGAGCTTAGCTTTGAAGAAGAAAAAACATCTCAATATATTTATGATCAGCTACAAGCATTTGGAAATATTGAGCTAACGCGACCAACGAAAACAAGTGTTGTTGGCCGTATTATCGGTGCAGCTCCTGGTAAAGTCGTAGCAATTCGTGCAGATATGGACGCCTTGCCGATTCAGGAAGAAAACGACGTAGACTATGCTTCAACAAACCCTGGTGTGATGCACGCATGCGGTCATGATGGCCATACTGCCATGCTGCTTGGTGCAGCAAAGGTGTTATCTTCTATTAAAGATCAATTACATGGTGAAATTCGCCTCTTATTCCAACATGCTGAGGAATTGTTTCCCGGCGGTGCGGAGGAAATGGTCGAAGCAGGTGTTATGGATGGTGTAGACACAGTTATTGGCGCCCATTTATGGTCACCGCTTGAAATCGGCAAGATTGGCATTGTATATGGACCGATGATGGCTTCACCAGATACTTTCTATCTTACTGTGAACGGCAAAGGCGGTCACGCAGCACTTCCGCATCAAACCGTTGATTCCATTGCGGTTGCCTCACAAGTAGTAACAAACCTGCAGCATATTGTTTCAAGGAACACAGATCCACTCGATAATCTTGTACTGTCTGTCACTAAATTTGTTGGTGGGACAACACATAATGTTATTCCTGGTTCAGTAGAAATTTGCGGGACAGTGCGCAGCTTTGATCCTGATTTGCGCAAGGAAGTGCCAAAGCTGATGGAAAGAGTCATTAAAGGGATAACAGACGCACATGGTGCAACTTATGAATTTAACTATGAGTTCGGCTACAGACCTGTCATTAATGACGCTCGTGTTACAGAAGTACTGGAAGCGACAGTTGCAGAAGTGTACGGAGTGGAAGCAATTGACAAAATGAAGCCGAATATGGGTGGCGAAGATTTTTCTGCCTTCCAGCAAGTAACAGAAGGCTCCTTCTTTTACATCGGTGCTGGCAATCCAGAGAAGAATGCTGACTTCCCTCACCACCATGCGCGGTTTGAGATTGACGAGGAATCGCTTGAAAAGGGAGTTAACCTGTTTGTCTATAGTGCTATGAAATTACTAAAAGCCTAA
- a CDS encoding DUF3311 domain-containing protein, producing MIKVLALLPFVFMLGGAFVFNQVTPYVLGMPFLLFWCVLWTVLTSVIMAIIYKIDPKNKEGETE from the coding sequence ATGATTAAAGTATTAGCGTTGCTTCCGTTTGTTTTCATGCTTGGAGGAGCATTTGTATTTAACCAGGTTACACCATATGTGTTAGGAATGCCGTTTTTGCTGTTTTGGTGTGTGTTATGGACAGTTCTAACATCTGTTATTATGGCAATTATTTATAAAATCGATCCAAAAAACAAAGAAGGTGAAACAGAATGA
- a CDS encoding sodium:solute symporter family protein, whose amino-acid sequence MNAALVIIFATMLLSIFLGIRAKKGKDMDLEQWSVGGRGFGSVLVFVLMAGEIYTTFTFLGGSGWAYSKGGPTYYIISYGALAYIMSYFLLPKIWRYAKDNRLVSQSDFFVSKYKSPYLGILVSLVGFVAMIPYFVLQLKGLGIIVSEASYGHISPTVAIWIGIVVVTVYVMVSGIHGSAWTAVAKDILILGVVLFLGIYLPHHYYGGIQPMFEAIDSAKAGFLSLPDSGQSSSWFVTTVLLTALGFYMWPHTFGSIYSSQGEKAFRKNAIFMPLYQLVLLFVFFVGFAAILQVPTLTGADTDLALLRLSIQTFDPWVVGIIGAAGILTALVPGSMILMAAATLLAKNVYKVLKPSATDKQVTNMARYLVPVVALISVFVTFKGGGTLVALLLMGYSLVTQLFPTLLFSLMKNNFVTKAGAFAGISTGVATVAFVTISGSTVGTIFPFLPQAIQDFNVGIIALIINLVVLTVVSLLTRPVEVLKTNSKQV is encoded by the coding sequence ATGAACGCAGCATTAGTCATCATTTTTGCCACAATGCTATTATCAATCTTTTTAGGAATACGCGCAAAAAAAGGGAAAGACATGGACCTGGAACAATGGTCTGTTGGAGGAAGAGGCTTCGGTTCTGTTCTAGTATTCGTATTGATGGCAGGAGAAATCTATACAACCTTTACCTTCCTTGGCGGAAGCGGCTGGGCATATAGTAAAGGTGGACCAACGTATTATATTATTTCATATGGTGCACTTGCTTATATTATGTCTTACTTTTTGCTTCCAAAAATCTGGCGTTATGCTAAGGATAACAGGCTCGTTTCTCAATCAGACTTTTTCGTCAGCAAATACAAAAGTCCTTATTTAGGAATCCTTGTGTCTCTTGTTGGATTTGTTGCAATGATTCCATACTTTGTTCTTCAATTAAAAGGACTTGGCATCATCGTATCAGAAGCATCTTATGGTCATATTTCACCAACAGTAGCTATCTGGATTGGCATTGTTGTTGTTACCGTTTATGTAATGGTATCAGGGATTCACGGATCTGCCTGGACAGCTGTTGCAAAGGATATCCTTATTCTAGGTGTCGTGCTTTTCTTAGGTATTTATTTGCCACATCATTATTATGGCGGCATTCAGCCTATGTTTGAAGCAATTGATTCTGCGAAGGCAGGTTTTCTTTCCTTGCCAGATTCCGGACAGAGCTCTTCTTGGTTTGTCACAACTGTATTACTAACGGCACTAGGCTTTTATATGTGGCCACATACATTCGGTTCTATTTATTCGTCTCAAGGAGAAAAAGCGTTCCGAAAAAATGCGATTTTCATGCCATTATATCAATTGGTTCTTTTATTCGTCTTTTTCGTTGGATTTGCAGCAATCCTACAAGTTCCAACATTAACTGGAGCAGACACAGACTTAGCATTGCTTCGCTTGTCCATTCAAACATTTGATCCGTGGGTAGTAGGTATTATTGGAGCAGCTGGGATTTTAACAGCGCTTGTTCCTGGTTCCATGATTTTGATGGCAGCAGCAACATTGCTTGCAAAAAACGTCTACAAAGTATTGAAGCCAAGTGCAACAGACAAGCAAGTTACAAATATGGCACGTTATCTAGTTCCAGTTGTTGCATTAATTTCCGTGTTTGTTACGTTTAAGGGCGGCGGAACATTAGTTGCCTTGCTTCTTATGGGCTATAGCTTAGTAACACAGCTGTTCCCAACCCTATTGTTCAGCTTAATGAAAAATAATTTCGTAACTAAAGCAGGTGCATTTGCAGGTATCTCAACAGGTGTAGCAACAGTTGCATTTGTGACGATCTCGGGCTCAACAGTCGGCACCATATTCCCATTCCTGCCACAAGCAATTCAAGATTTCAATGTGGGCATCATTGCTTTAATTATCAATCTTGTAGTACTTACAGTAGTCTCACTGCTAACAAGACCAGTGGAAGTATTGAAAACAAATTCAAAACAAGTATAA